A region from the Drosophila bipectinata strain 14024-0381.07 chromosome 3R, DbipHiC1v2, whole genome shotgun sequence genome encodes:
- the tx gene encoding helix-loop-helix protein delilah: protein MKSNTYELHNYADLNVMESPEDSKDSRKRKAASKVEKYSLRQKRQKRNPQSEDVTSANLSDFQLKLDPVVEPVTKSRKNTSTKAKTKAPPLSKYRRKTANARERTRMREINTAFETLRHCVPQAITGEDAANTNEKLTKITTLRLAMKYISMLSEAIQDPSYESEFIGECLEESANRETRLDVEVFDDTELEVEKPKSPPVTKKASKAKGSGKKNSTASKRQSQKQTKSAPQIPPVSSGESCYATSSIGSPASSAYASLSSSSNSSPGLEAECLIGLQGIGDLDTMLMDASDGDSLSCLSPGYESLLTGGGGESLLPGCRGDLPMSGLEKSDVELSLRLLDHHSRDSFDFASDQQPSACISSLASLDGYPFADILHPDFPDMFLT, encoded by the coding sequence ATGAAGTCCAACACGTACGAGCTGCACAACTACGCCGACCTGAATGTGATGGAAAGTCCGGAGGACTCCAAGGATTCCCGGAAAAGAAAGGCGGCCAGCAAGGTAGAAAAGTACTCACTGCGACAGAAGCGCCAAAAGAGAAACCCACAATCGGAAGATGTTACTTCAGCCAATCTATCCGACTTTCAGCTGAAATTGGATCCCGTGGTGGAGCCAGTGACTAAGTCCAGGAAAAATACATCCACGAAGGCCAAAACGAAAGCACCGCCGTTGAGCAAGTACCGCCGGAAAACCGCGAATGCTCGGGAACGGACCAGGATGCGGGAAATCAATACGGCTTTCGAAACCCTCCGGCACTGTGTCCCCCAGGCCATTACCGGCGAGGATGCGGCCAATACCAACGAGAAGCTGACCAAGATCACTACCCTAAGACTGGCCATGAAGTACATCAGTATGCTGAGCGAGGCCATACAAGATCCCAGCTACGAAAGTGAGTTTATTGGCGAGTGCCTGGAGGAGAGCGCCAACAGGGAGACCAGGCTGGACGTGGAAGTGTTCGATGACACCGAGTTGGAGGTGGAGAAACCCAAGTCCCCGCCTGTGACGAAGAAGGCTTCTAAAGCTAAGGGCTCCGGCAAGAAAAACTCAACAGCCAGCAAAAGACAAAGCCAGAAACAGACAAAGTCCGCACCACAAATCCCGCCAGTTAGCTCCGGAGAGTCTTGCTATGCCACCTCCTCGATAGGATCGCCAGCCTCATCTGCCTACGCTTCGCTGTCCTCCTCCTCTAACAGCAGTCCTGGGCTGGAGGCGGAATGCTTGATAGGCCTGCAGGGAATCGGCGATCTGGATACCATGCTTATGGATGCATCCGATGGGGATTCACTATCCTGCCTGAGTCCCGGATATGAGAGCCTGCTCACGGGAGGCGGCGGTGAGTCCTTGCTACCTGGCTGTCGTGGCGACCTGCCCATGTCCGGTCTGGAGAAGTCCGATGTGGAGCTCAGTCTGAGATTGCTGGATCACCACTCCAGGGACTCCTTTGACTTCGCCAGCGACCAACAGCCCTCGGCCTGCATCAGTTCCCTGGCCAGCCTGGATGGCTATCCATTCGCCGATATTCTACATCCCGACTTTCCCGACATGTTTCTCACGTGA